A single region of the Cyanobacteria bacterium FACHB-DQ100 genome encodes:
- the gshB gene encoding glutathione synthase, translating into MKIAFIIDPIDRLDPTHDTSVAFMEAAQQLGHEVWITQANRLSVVEGKAWATLERVKLVPVTLGDNRWIAVDRWFEIEPPSFAPLETMDAVFMRTDPPVNTAYLYATYILDYIDPTKTKVINSSSGIRAANEKMYALQFTEAIPETIVTQEKRVILQFLEQQGTAVLKPLGGKAGEGILFLQSGDRNLNSMIEISTQQGTLPIMVQTYLPQAKDGDKRIILLNGEPIGAVNRIPTGNEFRGNMAVGGRSAQTDITDREREICAQLAPTLQKDGLFFVGIDVIGGYLTEVNVTSPTGIREVDRLNNTQLAVQVIQSIELVKQK; encoded by the coding sequence GTGAAAATTGCATTCATCATCGACCCCATCGATCGCCTCGACCCCACCCACGACACCAGCGTGGCGTTTATGGAAGCAGCACAACAGCTAGGGCATGAAGTCTGGATCACACAGGCAAATCGGCTCAGCGTCGTCGAAGGGAAAGCTTGGGCAACGCTCGAACGAGTCAAACTGGTTCCCGTCACCTTGGGTGATAATCGCTGGATCGCCGTCGATCGCTGGTTTGAAATCGAGCCGCCCAGCTTTGCGCCGCTCGAAACGATGGATGCCGTGTTTATGCGAACCGATCCTCCAGTCAACACTGCCTATCTCTACGCGACCTACATCCTCGACTACATCGACCCGACCAAAACTAAAGTCATTAACTCCTCCTCCGGCATCCGGGCAGCAAACGAAAAAATGTATGCGCTGCAATTTACCGAAGCGATTCCCGAAACGATCGTGACGCAAGAAAAGCGCGTGATTCTACAATTTCTCGAACAACAAGGAACCGCTGTCCTCAAACCTCTAGGCGGCAAAGCGGGTGAGGGTATTCTCTTTCTGCAATCGGGCGATCGCAATCTCAATTCCATGATCGAAATTAGCACCCAGCAAGGGACACTCCCGATCATGGTGCAAACCTACCTCCCACAAGCTAAAGACGGCGACAAGCGGATTATTCTGCTGAATGGAGAACCGATCGGAGCCGTCAACCGCATTCCCACAGGCAACGAATTTCGCGGCAATATGGCAGTCGGCGGACGGAGCGCTCAAACTGACATCACCGATCGAGAACGCGAAATCTGTGCCCAACTCGCTCCAACTCTACAGAAAGACGGTCTATTTTTCGTCGGTATCGACGTAATTGGTGGCTACCTCACTGAAGTCAATGTCACCAGTCCGACCGGAATTCGTGAGGTCGATCGACTCAACAATACTCAGTTAGCGGTGCAGGTGATTCAATCGATCGAGCTTGTGAAGCAGAAATAA
- the grxC gene encoding glutaredoxin 3, translating into MSPNVEIYTWSTCPFCIRAKALLDRKGVQYTEYCLDGDEPGRAKMAERANGRRSVPQIFINDQHIGGCDDIHALERSGKLDPLLAA; encoded by the coding sequence ATGAGTCCGAACGTTGAAATCTACACCTGGAGCACCTGCCCCTTCTGTATCCGCGCCAAAGCTCTGCTCGATCGTAAAGGCGTTCAATACACCGAATACTGTCTAGACGGAGACGAACCCGGACGCGCAAAAATGGCAGAACGCGCTAACGGTCGCCGCTCTGTCCCCCAAATTTTCATCAACGACCAGCACATCGGCGGCTGCGACGATATTCACGCTCTAGAGCGATCGGGCAAGCTTGATCCGCTGCTGGCAGCATAG
- a CDS encoding 2OG-Fe(II) oxygenase, whose protein sequence is MSCYQLSCYQPAQFIQLHDFLSFEDRTNLLNYVLAREDQFAATTTSTGAINYRQSSILYYFKEYENWMIEKVKLIIPSLIEAWNIQAFSISQIEIQLTAHNDGNYYKVHNDNGSEEAANRIISYVYYFHREPKSFFGGALRIYDLNLENSSYIQADSYQDIEPINNSIVFFPSHFLHEVLPVTCRSRHFADSRFTLNGWIRRETSHNVTL, encoded by the coding sequence ATGTCTTGCTATCAATTGTCTTGCTATCAACCCGCTCAATTCATTCAGCTTCATGATTTTCTATCGTTCGAGGATCGCACTAATCTGTTAAATTACGTCCTTGCTCGCGAGGATCAATTTGCTGCGACTACAACCTCAACAGGTGCGATCAACTATCGCCAATCCAGCATTCTTTACTACTTCAAAGAATACGAGAACTGGATGATTGAGAAGGTTAAGCTGATTATCCCGTCTTTAATAGAAGCCTGGAACATTCAAGCTTTTTCGATTTCTCAAATCGAAATTCAACTCACAGCCCATAACGATGGAAACTATTACAAAGTTCACAACGATAATGGAAGTGAAGAAGCTGCAAATCGAATTATCTCCTATGTCTACTACTTCCATCGAGAACCTAAGAGTTTCTTCGGAGGTGCATTAAGAATATACGATCTAAATTTAGAAAATAGCTCCTATATTCAAGCTGATTCTTATCAAGACATCGAACCGATTAACAACAGTATCGTGTTCTTTCCCAGTCATTTTCTCCATGAAGTGCTACCTGTGACTTGTCGATCGCGCCACTTTGCCGATAGTCGCTTCACTCTGAATGGTTGGATTCGTCGCGAAACGTCACACAACGTCACACTATGA
- a CDS encoding PilT/PilU family type 4a pilus ATPase, whose translation MTQNPSNEPIRARSFDPVIAKSNVPPPPMMPARANREQLATPTIRQMVRDAFAKQASDIHLRVGEPPRYRVGGQMVLQSQPAISSELFAQFLSEILTPEQRDRFRQEKELDTAIHYPGLLRCRVNCFESLTGGAIVLRLISLKVPTIDYLGLPSVLKYLVSHQQGLILVTGPTGSGKSTSIAAMIRHLNETEQRHVVTIEEPIEYVHTSEKCLISQREVGLHTHEFHQALRAVLREDPDVILIGEMRDRVTIDTALKAAQTGHLVLGTLHTRGAIPTLNRLLNFYNPDEQAAMKIQIVDSLLAIISQQLLPTTDGQRTAAHEILINTPAMQDYLIKGNEIDAFRLMETDTNEGMQVMNQALCELILLGKITPEDAVKASPDLGDLRRRVRNEGYDPGRSANREFDLLAREYRPV comes from the coding sequence ATGACACAAAATCCTAGTAATGAGCCAATCCGAGCGCGATCGTTCGATCCGGTGATCGCCAAATCCAATGTTCCACCACCACCAATGATGCCGGCACGAGCTAATCGGGAGCAGTTGGCTACACCCACGATTCGCCAGATGGTACGAGACGCTTTTGCAAAACAGGCATCTGATATTCATCTTCGGGTTGGAGAACCGCCGCGCTATCGAGTGGGTGGACAGATGGTACTTCAGTCTCAGCCTGCGATTTCTTCAGAACTGTTTGCTCAGTTTCTCTCGGAAATTCTCACTCCAGAACAGCGCGATCGATTTCGGCAAGAAAAAGAACTTGATACCGCAATTCACTATCCGGGATTGCTGCGCTGTCGAGTGAACTGCTTTGAGAGTTTGACGGGGGGCGCGATCGTGCTGCGGCTAATTTCGCTAAAAGTGCCGACGATCGATTATTTAGGATTGCCTTCGGTGCTGAAATATCTCGTCAGTCATCAGCAAGGCTTAATTCTGGTGACAGGACCCACCGGATCAGGAAAATCGACTTCGATCGCAGCCATGATTCGCCATCTGAACGAAACCGAGCAGCGCCATGTTGTGACCATCGAAGAGCCGATCGAATATGTTCACACCTCTGAAAAATGTTTGATTAGTCAACGAGAAGTTGGTTTACATACGCACGAATTTCATCAGGCTTTAAGAGCAGTATTACGTGAAGATCCGGACGTGATTTTGATTGGAGAAATGCGCGATCGCGTGACGATCGATACGGCATTAAAGGCGGCACAAACCGGACACTTAGTATTAGGAACGCTGCATACGCGGGGTGCAATTCCAACGCTCAATCGCTTACTCAATTTCTACAATCCTGATGAGCAGGCTGCAATGAAAATTCAGATTGTAGACTCTTTACTTGCCATCATTTCTCAGCAGCTATTACCCACAACAGACGGGCAAAGAACAGCGGCACACGAGATTCTAATTAACACGCCTGCCATGCAAGATTACTTGATCAAAGGCAACGAGATTGATGCATTCCGATTGATGGAAACGGATACGAATGAAGGAATGCAGGTGATGAATCAAGCGCTGTGTGAGTTAATTCTACTGGGTAAGATTACGCCAGAAGATGCGGTGAAAGCCTCACCAGATCTGGGCGATTTGCGTCGTCGAGTCCGAAATGAGGGATATGATCCAGGACGTTCTGCGAACCGTGAATTTGATCTTTTGGCGCGGGAATATCGCCCGGTTTAG
- a CDS encoding DUF58 domain-containing protein: MRSVTRLTDWLESRWTNPAYSGWLLGGMGLFFFLAATNSMAGWLYVMSGVVFALMAIAAVLSRRTLQGLTLTRRPIQPVSVGEPVTIELLIQNSTRQRKSLIQAEDLIPSVLGSPVQRVVELINPNNSYYWVYQHPATRRGIYRWHEVRLRTAAPLGLFWSRKSFQIDAIALIYPTVLPLQRCPLIDQLGQQNSLQLQAQRPIPATEGMTRSLRPYRWGDPMRMIHWRSSARYGELRVRELETFTSGREIVVAIDSAANWKAEAFEEAVTAAASLYFYGDRQTLPIRLWTAGTGLIRGRSAVLETLAEIQPNEDTQFSPLLDATVIWLTQNPQSLNTLPNDSRWVLWGDRMPSSARPGIIVGKERSLQSQLQDKV; this comes from the coding sequence ATGCGTAGCGTTACTCGGCTGACCGATTGGCTCGAATCTCGGTGGACAAATCCTGCTTATAGTGGCTGGCTTCTGGGAGGGATGGGGTTATTTTTCTTTCTCGCCGCGACCAACTCGATGGCGGGTTGGCTGTATGTCATGAGTGGCGTTGTATTTGCGCTGATGGCGATCGCAGCCGTTCTCTCCCGGCGAACCCTGCAAGGACTCACGCTCACCCGCCGCCCGATTCAGCCTGTAAGCGTCGGAGAACCCGTGACGATCGAGCTATTGATCCAGAACTCAACCCGCCAGCGTAAATCACTCATTCAAGCGGAGGATTTAATTCCTTCGGTGCTGGGATCGCCCGTCCAGCGGGTAGTGGAGTTGATTAACCCCAACAATTCCTACTACTGGGTGTACCAGCATCCTGCAACGCGACGCGGCATTTATCGATGGCATGAGGTTCGATTACGCACGGCTGCTCCTTTGGGGTTGTTTTGGTCGCGCAAATCTTTTCAAATCGACGCGATCGCGCTGATTTACCCCACCGTTCTTCCACTACAACGCTGTCCTTTAATTGATCAACTCGGACAGCAAAACAGTTTGCAGCTTCAAGCGCAGCGCCCGATTCCAGCCACCGAGGGCATGACGCGATCGCTCAGACCCTATCGCTGGGGCGATCCGATGCGGATGATTCACTGGCGCAGTAGTGCCCGATACGGAGAATTACGGGTGCGCGAGTTGGAAACCTTCACCAGTGGGCGGGAGATTGTGGTTGCGATCGACAGTGCAGCCAACTGGAAGGCGGAAGCGTTTGAAGAAGCCGTGACCGCAGCGGCATCGCTGTACTTTTATGGCGATCGTCAAACTCTACCGATCCGACTTTGGACAGCAGGAACCGGACTGATTCGGGGACGTTCAGCCGTGTTAGAAACTTTGGCAGAAATTCAGCCCAACGAAGACACACAATTCTCCCCGTTGCTAGATGCAACAGTGATTTGGTTAACGCAAAATCCACAAAGCTTGAACACTTTACCAAACGATAGCCGATGGGTGTTGTGGGGCGATCGAATGCCAAGTTCGGCGCGTCCGGGGATTATTGTGGGAAAGGAGCGATCGTTGCAGTCGCAATTACAGGATAAGGTTTAG
- a CDS encoding DUF309 domain-containing protein, with amino-acid sequence MDTEVSEEFWQGIDQFNQGEFYACHDTLEAIWIEAPMFEKKFYQGILQIAVGLYHLGNHNWRGAVILMGEGLNRLREYQPEYGGIDVEQLIDEGSELLSKIQAAGADRVAQIVLTADPPQDGDDRIFLRPPMIQKR; translated from the coding sequence ATGGACACCGAAGTTTCAGAAGAATTTTGGCAAGGCATCGATCAGTTTAATCAGGGTGAATTTTACGCTTGTCACGACACGCTAGAAGCGATTTGGATTGAAGCTCCGATGTTCGAGAAGAAGTTTTATCAGGGCATTCTACAAATCGCAGTGGGGCTGTATCACCTCGGAAATCACAATTGGCGAGGGGCTGTGATTCTGATGGGAGAAGGCTTAAACCGTCTGCGAGAGTACCAACCGGAATATGGTGGAATAGACGTGGAGCAATTGATCGATGAGGGTTCTGAATTGCTGAGCAAAATTCAAGCGGCTGGAGCCGATCGTGTTGCTCAAATCGTTCTCACTGCCGATCCACCGCAGGACGGTGACGATCGCATTTTCCTACGTCCGCCAATGATCCAAAAGCGTTAG
- a CDS encoding ostA-like family protein, with product MQFSAMLRLRSLFFLPILAASVIASGSSSAQAPAATSTPLTLRANTTEANAKTGVVVARGNVQINYPARQIQATSAQAIYYSNERRIVLSGDVYVLQQGNSLRGEVITYLVDEGRFVALPQPNKQVEAIYLIEAPATPAQPTPATPAPFSPRPQFQSKNR from the coding sequence ATGCAGTTCTCAGCCATGCTTCGTCTCCGATCGCTCTTCTTCCTCCCGATCCTTGCTGCCTCAGTGATTGCCAGCGGCAGCAGTTCTGCTCAAGCTCCCGCCGCTACTTCAACCCCGCTCACCCTCCGAGCCAACACCACCGAAGCCAACGCCAAAACTGGAGTCGTGGTAGCAAGGGGCAATGTGCAAATTAATTACCCCGCACGTCAAATTCAAGCGACTTCTGCCCAAGCGATTTACTACAGCAACGAGCGGCGCATCGTGCTGTCGGGCGATGTCTACGTGCTGCAACAGGGCAACAGCCTGCGCGGGGAAGTCATTACCTATTTAGTCGATGAAGGGCGATTCGTTGCGCTGCCCCAGCCGAACAAGCAAGTCGAAGCCATTTATCTGATCGAAGCTCCCGCGACACCTGCCCAGCCTACACCCGCAACTCCCGCCCCGTTCAGTCCGAGACCTCAGTTTCAATCGAAGAATCGCTAA